Proteins encoded together in one Aminipila butyrica window:
- a CDS encoding DUF503 domain-containing protein: MIIGTMLIELHAPWVHSLKEKRMVVKSLCAKAGNKFNISIAEVDKQDMHQAIVIGISCVTDETAHANSILDNVLNFIESNTEAQVVSVEREIL, from the coding sequence ATGATTATAGGAACCATGCTGATTGAGTTGCATGCACCCTGGGTACATTCCTTAAAAGAGAAGCGTATGGTGGTGAAGAGCCTGTGCGCAAAGGCTGGGAACAAGTTCAATATTTCTATTGCGGAGGTCGACAAACAGGATATGCATCAGGCTATTGTCATCGGCATATCCTGCGTAACAGATGAGACTGCCCATGCCAACAGCATCCTGGACAACGTACTGAACTTTATAGAAAGCAACACAGAGGCCCAGGTGGTGTCGGTGGAACGGGAGATTTTATAA
- a CDS encoding response regulator transcription factor, with translation MFRILVVEDDTNTRKLMKAVLSANGYLPLTASDGLQALDILDSEHIDLIILDVMMPHMDGYELTQELRSSGYELPILMVTAKQLPADKRKGFIVGTDDYMTKPVDEEEMLLRIKALLRRAQIVNDHKLTIGEVVLDYDALTVQRGEEVQTLPQKEFYLLYKLLAYPNKIFTRIQLMDEIWGMESESTDYTVNVHINRLRKRFEKYPEFTIETIRGLGYKAVKNV, from the coding sequence ATGTTTCGAATTTTAGTTGTAGAGGATGATACCAATACAAGAAAATTGATGAAGGCCGTTTTATCAGCCAACGGTTATCTGCCCTTGACGGCCTCAGACGGCTTACAGGCCTTGGATATTCTGGATTCTGAGCACATAGATTTAATCATTCTCGATGTGATGATGCCTCATATGGACGGCTACGAGTTAACCCAGGAGCTTCGCAGTTCCGGTTACGAACTGCCTATTTTAATGGTTACAGCCAAACAACTGCCTGCGGACAAGCGAAAAGGCTTTATAGTAGGCACGGACGATTATATGACGAAACCAGTAGACGAAGAGGAGATGCTTCTGCGCATCAAAGCCCTTCTGCGCAGGGCCCAAATCGTCAATGACCACAAACTGACGATCGGCGAAGTCGTTTTAGACTACGATGCCTTAACCGTACAGCGGGGAGAAGAGGTCCAAACTCTACCGCAGAAAGAATTTTATCTGCTCTACAAGTTATTGGCCTATCCCAACAAGATATTTACCCGTATTCAGCTCATGGATGAAATCTGGGGTATGGAATCGGAATCCACTGATTACACGGTCAATGTCCATATCAACCGACTGCGAAAACGGTTTGAAAAATATCCCGAATTTACGATTGAAACTATCCGCGGACTAGGTTATAAAGCCGTGAAAAACGTATAG
- a CDS encoding HAMP domain-containing sensor histidine kinase encodes MQAPAQTGIRSRIRSRMAKKALTFMLSLLVFIILLLTMCIISVAIILLYRYGVLKEITEPAIVGPILLLIISSILIGTILTGILSKIPLRPIRKVVAACNQVADGDFSIRLPLSPIDEFNVFSKSFNRMVEELGSLEILRSDFVNNFSHEFKTPIVSLRGFAKILKYSDLTEEERNEYLDIIISESNRLAELSTNVLTLTALENLNIISSKEDFDLSEQVRRSVLLLESKWSNKSLELIIDLDDLTYNGNEDLLNQVWINLIDNAIKFSPDKGKIKIKLKSLGDRVMFTVMDNGYGMDDESQKHIFDKFYQGDLSHSTEGNGLGLAIVNKIVKLHQGEITMESEPGIGTNFSVVLPV; translated from the coding sequence TTGCAAGCTCCCGCTCAAACCGGCATCCGCTCCCGGATTCGTTCCCGGATGGCAAAAAAGGCTCTTACCTTTATGCTTTCCCTGCTGGTCTTTATCATCTTGCTTCTGACCATGTGTATTATCAGTGTGGCCATTATCCTGTTGTACCGATATGGGGTTCTAAAAGAAATTACCGAACCAGCTATCGTCGGCCCCATCCTGCTCTTGATTATCAGCAGCATCCTGATCGGTACCATCTTGACTGGTATTCTAAGCAAGATCCCCCTGCGGCCTATACGCAAGGTAGTAGCGGCCTGCAACCAAGTGGCAGATGGGGATTTCTCCATTCGGCTGCCACTATCCCCCATCGATGAGTTTAACGTTTTTTCCAAAAGCTTTAACCGCATGGTTGAGGAACTGGGCAGCCTGGAAATCTTGCGCTCCGACTTTGTTAACAACTTTTCCCACGAGTTCAAAACGCCCATTGTATCCTTGCGAGGCTTTGCCAAAATCCTGAAATACTCTGATTTAACCGAGGAAGAACGAAATGAATACTTGGATATTATCATCAGTGAATCCAATCGGCTCGCTGAGCTATCTACCAACGTACTTACCTTGACAGCCTTAGAAAACTTGAACATTATTTCTTCTAAAGAAGACTTTGATCTATCGGAGCAAGTGCGCCGAAGCGTATTGCTGCTAGAGTCCAAGTGGTCTAATAAAAGCCTGGAGCTGATTATTGATTTAGACGACCTGACCTACAACGGCAATGAAGATTTGCTCAATCAGGTGTGGATTAATCTTATTGACAATGCAATCAAGTTCTCCCCAGACAAAGGTAAGATTAAGATTAAGCTGAAATCCCTGGGGGATCGGGTCATGTTCACCGTGATGGACAACGGCTACGGTATGGATGACGAAAGCCAAAAGCACATCTTCGATAAGTTTTATCAGGGTGACCTATCTCATTCTACGGAAGGTAATGGCTTGGGGCTAGCCATTGTCAACAAAATTGTCAAACTTCACCAGGGAGAAATTACGATGGAAAGTGAGCCAGGCATTGGCACCAACTTTTCGGTGGTTCTGCCAGTGTAG
- a CDS encoding TolC family protein, with protein sequence MKKKYILWTLSICMAVTMSTASLAFADTASTAPASTKAAATESAAATEAPAQTAEGNEETTTEAAVKLEPIQLSLEGAYKQLDNSKTMELIKLQKQSDDSAAKGYGENSSSLSKLEKVDAVITGFDTSNKKLLQSRRDFARSMVDKNDEARMNALKQGLMQKYYTLKNTENQVNLVNEGLTLKKSLLATTERRYQVGSASKSEVDAMDKEVQSAQTDLEAAKSSLQQLKQSFNDYLGYNISQEVVLTDSIQEVELPETTLAQAVEAALKNRIEMKTATYNVELSQLNFNSYKAYPSSSSKYIDAKTQLLNAQIALQNKPTDIELDVRSKYDAMMDAYNTVQTGKKTLKNAEDSLNTINRRFQLGMVTSSDVQQVQLALNSAKLSQAGALLGYNLAVESYKLSTGVGISPAAL encoded by the coding sequence ATGAAGAAGAAATATATTTTATGGACTCTGTCCATCTGCATGGCCGTTACTATGTCCACCGCTTCGCTGGCCTTTGCCGATACAGCCAGCACTGCGCCAGCATCCACTAAGGCAGCGGCGACAGAGAGCGCAGCAGCAACGGAGGCTCCTGCGCAAACCGCAGAAGGCAATGAAGAAACCACTACGGAGGCTGCTGTTAAGCTAGAGCCTATTCAGTTGTCTCTGGAAGGGGCCTATAAACAGCTGGATAACAGTAAGACCATGGAACTGATTAAGCTGCAGAAGCAGAGTGATGACAGTGCAGCTAAGGGCTATGGCGAAAACTCCAGTAGTCTGAGCAAACTGGAAAAAGTAGATGCCGTTATTACTGGTTTTGATACCTCTAATAAAAAGTTGCTTCAGTCCAGACGAGACTTTGCTAGGTCCATGGTGGACAAAAATGACGAAGCCCGAATGAATGCCTTAAAGCAGGGCTTAATGCAAAAATATTACACCTTGAAAAACACAGAAAATCAGGTGAATCTTGTCAATGAAGGCTTGACGCTGAAAAAGAGTTTACTGGCTACTACCGAGAGAAGATATCAGGTGGGTTCTGCCTCCAAAAGCGAAGTAGATGCGATGGATAAAGAGGTCCAGAGTGCGCAAACTGATTTAGAGGCTGCAAAGAGTTCCTTGCAGCAGTTAAAACAGAGTTTTAACGACTATTTGGGCTATAACATTTCTCAGGAGGTTGTATTGACGGACAGTATTCAGGAGGTCGAATTGCCAGAGACGACTTTGGCTCAGGCTGTAGAGGCTGCACTGAAAAACCGTATTGAAATGAAGACAGCTACTTATAATGTAGAGTTGTCTCAATTAAATTTTAACAGTTATAAAGCTTATCCCAGCAGTTCATCTAAGTATATTGATGCCAAGACTCAACTGCTAAACGCTCAGATTGCCTTACAGAACAAACCGACGGATATTGAATTAGATGTACGTTCTAAGTACGACGCTATGATGGATGCTTATAACACGGTACAGACTGGTAAAAAGACTTTGAAAAATGCTGAAGACAGCCTAAATACCATAAATAGAAGATTTCAGTTGGGTATGGTGACTTCTTCCGATGTACAGCAGGTACAGCTGGCATTGAACAGTGCTAAACTAAGTCAAGCTGGAGCTCTATTGGGCTACAACTTAGCAGTGGAAAGCTACAAGTTGTCTACTGGAGTAGGTATTTCACCGGCTGCGTTGTAG
- a CDS encoding RHS repeat domain-containing protein, whose protein sequence is MKIIKKVTSFLIITCLTITFMGFQTVHAEAFLSDGNNIDVEMSSHDKLFREETDDADTALTSTESLSTKDKVETNFSTGESKLQVAEQDDGELKLPDKKTIEGDEMPLLINSAFVNGNILTLNFNKILDANKLPLPKDFKVKMIYNNPKKTEDIKNIDPVYQKPSNPAYTISGNTTIYPISADETAITEIDIFNNKAILTLGEAVTPNTAVTLDYTANQTGSLLCDESGNSAEDFSDYGIANYTGGSNVPDFVAEEICDELDTSAISEQLSRQIYYGMTGYIGTRQELLDATNEIIRILSSSNMTYEELSDENKLKVCDFFGVSDEFFRYSGQQGENIEAALLTYSDMISYGLTEEEIKEAIQQGTRDEVLDEKAQETVDSLYEKRFRRAALTASGDDFSEVKYNPEKLLSAPFKHNEGANEQINLSSGTLDYNVTDVILPGAGGMDLDITRQYSTDQANYYNINGKIQYGTNKKGKPIYSTMKVYEREKQFAKNPDGTMGNCIETKKYKPQGDDEVIDSDALRGLYSQQKIKADGDSYSAYIYKIAMTSATTNTISGKQVSNPSTVNDKIWGLGTGWKFNFSYIDKDTFYYDYMKLHLSDGRTFCISPNWVNNLGHYTYKDVIFANEAKEVRGQKSAHSVTYADGKKEYFNGDGKLIAIVDRFGNTISFVYATINNMTDVNITDSLGRVTAITNKTSGAGYDKVLTMPDGQTITYTVNRNKARELDKMRGYEKYPGQFNEYNLSQVTNPAGEVTTYNYTDILCGADFGARFKLSDRNKFMGVDSFGDDDKYYPNYYAGLSKITYPTGLTVNYEYYPRSNAWHDYGCIMDIAIKSRFDSQNGKEYNRKEYEYSYQYKKNGQLRDALYNADGYSKELPDKDPFEIWNDWYVKEKDVSRNITKEYGFDYHRGYCTYEKVYDAGVKLVQSTSNTYNVYNQLVHPSKTKITTERYDTSNKQAFKNIECYAYDDKGNAVSYWPSLSEGNTGDAEYKVSLTYDSQYNYVTGKSYKRDAATVISEQNLPSADKKTVAQSLVYENGQLKAKSDFAYDSYGNVIQSNRYTDVAAGTFIGTGNTYKDGAYLTGITVQNVTDADGKNLGSISRQATHDIYGRILTETDGNGNVTHYTYDKSGRVTKVQYPDNSTKIYVYNTPANITTETDELGQVTRYQYDPAGNLTGVYRVEGGKEILLKANEYDSAYRIAKEQNDLAAGGSVTTYGYDNKDRIILKRSADQTNKTLAQESTAYYDDKIIKTVEGGADCSSLQTTEYNDKYGRVTKKGQIINGTEVFHTFEYNYLGQAVKEKSARANTENYSEHFTARNEYDHAGNVIRQYDVNGNCVTTGYDAAGRKTAVTDARSNAAGGTYKTLYTYDALGRLAKEETPFTETSMAVTKYYYDANGNLIRKQIKNNLPGAEEASTKIENVYNNKNKLTQVKNYNGSALANQVEYTYDVAGNLTAMKTAQGAQLTKYEYDQYGHLTVLTDPLGKKETYIYDINGNMTSKTDKNGVVTRYAYDGLSRKLSQSVTKNEATQSETMGYTQTGALAFTQNENLRTDYIYDDQGRKVKETDSNGVEKVYTYDTAGNVKTSVVKVNGTSKKELAYTYDKKDRLIQVYEAGMLVATYSYDANGNRNSLSYGNGDSSAYTYNLANMVTSLNNKKGSDVLSSYDYTYYLDGNQATKRDNKGRQTSYSYDGLGRLTKEAESGVSDAITKTYTFDRANNRSAMAVSGAEAYIVGYTYDLNNRLTEETKQAGGKKDITDYQYDANGNTISKKTETVNEGAERQLASNEAYTYDGFDRMTAVKNDVGDIAYAYKPDGLRISKTVNGIKTTQVWEGQDIALELDGSNAVTNRYIRGNGLIKSDQNGWYLFNTHGDVVQLADGAGNVTKGYVYDAFGNEKNIDSNDSNPFRYCGEYFDKETGDIYLRARYYDPEIGRFISEDSFTGDVNDPLSLNLYTYCRNNPILYIDPSGNKYIFDDVWHGMVYRADTMRDNPSAYNVGNWLSMGFFDTVNGAVNPEKPLSMQHWIDSAAVVTTFAGGYGAYKSAVPRTSVTTTAGKTVVSGAGKTGANNIANMPKLNVKLTYEEASSIFTNSGTLRAEVIKNSNKIMPGSKLNSSNVIKALTRDGSSINDWAKMSTRTFKSPSGSFQVHFYQNVKTGQISTYEMKVKFNK, encoded by the coding sequence ATGAAAATAATAAAGAAAGTTACAAGTTTTCTTATTATTACGTGCCTAACTATCACGTTCATGGGTTTTCAGACGGTACATGCAGAGGCGTTTTTGTCTGATGGTAACAACATAGATGTAGAGATGTCAAGTCATGATAAGTTGTTTCGTGAAGAAACAGATGATGCAGACACAGCTTTAACAAGTACAGAATCATTAAGCACGAAAGACAAGGTTGAAACTAATTTTAGTACGGGTGAGAGCAAGCTTCAGGTAGCGGAACAGGATGACGGTGAGCTTAAATTACCCGATAAAAAAACGATAGAAGGAGATGAAATGCCTTTATTGATAAACAGTGCGTTTGTCAATGGGAATATTCTGACCTTAAATTTTAATAAAATCTTGGATGCGAATAAACTTCCGTTACCAAAAGATTTTAAAGTAAAGATGATCTATAATAACCCTAAAAAAACAGAGGATATAAAGAATATAGATCCAGTCTATCAGAAGCCTTCCAATCCAGCCTATACCATCTCAGGAAATACAACCATTTATCCAATATCTGCAGATGAAACCGCAATAACGGAAATCGATATATTCAATAATAAGGCTATTTTAACACTTGGTGAGGCTGTAACCCCTAATACGGCGGTTACTTTGGATTATACTGCCAATCAAACGGGGAGTCTTCTCTGTGATGAATCAGGCAATAGTGCAGAAGACTTTTCTGACTATGGTATAGCGAACTATACCGGAGGTAGCAATGTACCTGACTTTGTAGCAGAAGAAATATGCGATGAACTGGATACCTCGGCTATTTCGGAGCAGTTGTCCCGGCAGATCTATTACGGGATGACCGGTTATATAGGAACAAGACAAGAGCTATTGGATGCGACCAATGAAATTATCCGAATTTTATCAAGTTCCAATATGACATATGAGGAACTGTCTGATGAAAACAAATTAAAAGTATGTGACTTTTTTGGAGTCAGCGATGAATTCTTTAGATATTCTGGACAGCAGGGAGAAAATATAGAAGCTGCGCTGCTCACCTATTCAGATATGATTAGCTATGGGCTGACAGAAGAAGAGATTAAAGAGGCAATTCAACAGGGAACCAGAGATGAGGTATTAGATGAAAAAGCACAGGAAACAGTAGATTCTCTTTATGAAAAGCGTTTTCGTCGGGCTGCTTTGACGGCAAGCGGAGATGATTTCTCAGAGGTAAAATATAATCCGGAAAAACTGTTGAGTGCGCCTTTTAAGCATAATGAGGGGGCAAACGAACAAATCAACTTAAGCTCGGGGACTCTCGATTATAATGTGACAGATGTCATTTTGCCCGGAGCAGGGGGGATGGATTTAGATATAACAAGACAGTACAGTACAGATCAAGCAAACTATTACAATATCAATGGAAAAATACAATATGGTACCAACAAAAAAGGTAAACCCATATACTCGACCATGAAGGTCTATGAAAGAGAAAAGCAATTTGCCAAGAATCCAGATGGAACCATGGGAAATTGCATTGAGACAAAAAAATATAAGCCCCAAGGTGACGATGAAGTAATTGATTCGGATGCTTTAAGAGGGCTGTACAGTCAGCAAAAAATAAAAGCAGACGGAGATTCTTATTCTGCCTATATCTATAAAATTGCCATGACGTCAGCAACCACTAATACCATATCAGGTAAGCAAGTTTCAAATCCATCTACGGTAAATGACAAAATATGGGGATTGGGAACAGGATGGAAATTCAATTTTTCATATATAGACAAAGATACCTTTTATTATGATTATATGAAACTTCATTTGTCTGACGGCAGGACATTCTGCATATCACCAAATTGGGTGAACAATCTGGGGCATTACACCTATAAAGATGTCATCTTCGCCAATGAGGCAAAAGAGGTGAGAGGCCAGAAGTCTGCCCACAGTGTGACTTATGCAGATGGAAAAAAAGAATATTTCAACGGGGACGGCAAATTGATTGCAATCGTCGATCGGTTTGGAAATACCATATCTTTTGTGTATGCTACCATCAACAACATGACAGATGTCAATATAACAGACTCACTTGGAAGAGTCACCGCGATTACAAATAAGACTTCTGGAGCGGGCTATGACAAAGTTTTAACGATGCCTGATGGTCAGACCATTACTTATACGGTCAACCGAAACAAAGCAAGAGAACTGGACAAGATGCGGGGATATGAAAAATATCCGGGGCAGTTTAATGAATATAACTTGTCTCAAGTGACGAATCCGGCAGGAGAAGTAACTACTTATAATTATACTGATATTTTGTGCGGAGCAGATTTTGGGGCACGTTTTAAACTGTCCGACCGCAACAAATTTATGGGTGTAGATAGTTTTGGTGACGATGATAAATATTATCCAAACTACTATGCAGGGTTATCCAAGATCACTTATCCCACGGGGCTGACGGTTAATTATGAATATTATCCAAGAAGCAATGCCTGGCATGACTATGGCTGCATCATGGATATTGCCATCAAAAGCCGATTTGATAGTCAGAATGGAAAAGAGTACAACAGAAAGGAGTATGAATACTCCTATCAATACAAGAAAAATGGGCAGCTAAGAGATGCCTTATATAATGCGGATGGCTACAGCAAAGAACTTCCAGATAAGGATCCTTTTGAAATATGGAATGATTGGTATGTAAAAGAAAAAGATGTATCTCGGAATATTACGAAAGAATATGGCTTTGATTATCATCGAGGATATTGCACTTATGAAAAAGTGTATGATGCCGGCGTGAAATTAGTTCAGTCTACATCCAATACGTACAATGTGTATAATCAGCTTGTGCATCCTTCCAAGACAAAGATAACCACAGAAAGATATGACACATCAAACAAGCAGGCATTTAAAAATATTGAGTGCTATGCTTATGATGATAAAGGCAATGCCGTTTCCTATTGGCCGTCTCTCTCAGAAGGTAACACTGGAGATGCGGAGTATAAAGTATCCTTGACCTACGATAGCCAGTACAACTATGTGACAGGCAAGTCCTATAAAAGGGATGCCGCTACGGTTATTTCTGAACAGAATCTGCCATCAGCCGATAAAAAGACCGTTGCACAGTCCTTGGTTTATGAAAATGGGCAGTTAAAGGCAAAAAGTGATTTTGCTTATGATTCGTATGGAAATGTTATTCAGAGCAATAGGTATACGGATGTAGCTGCCGGAACATTCATTGGAACGGGCAACACCTATAAGGACGGTGCGTATTTAACCGGTATTACCGTTCAAAACGTAACAGATGCGGACGGAAAGAATCTGGGAAGCATATCAAGACAGGCGACCCACGATATCTATGGGAGAATTTTGACAGAAACCGATGGCAATGGCAATGTAACCCATTACACCTATGACAAGTCCGGAAGAGTAACGAAAGTTCAGTATCCAGATAACAGCACCAAAATATATGTCTATAATACACCAGCAAATATAACCACAGAAACCGACGAGCTGGGACAAGTGACCCGTTATCAGTATGACCCTGCAGGAAATCTAACCGGGGTATACCGTGTAGAGGGGGGCAAAGAAATCCTTCTCAAGGCCAATGAGTATGACAGTGCATACAGGATAGCAAAGGAACAAAACGATCTGGCGGCGGGTGGAAGTGTAACCACTTATGGCTACGATAATAAAGACCGCATCATCTTAAAGCGCTCTGCTGACCAAACCAATAAAACACTGGCTCAAGAATCTACCGCATACTATGATGATAAAATCATCAAGACTGTGGAAGGAGGAGCAGATTGCAGTTCCCTCCAAACCACGGAATATAATGATAAATACGGCAGAGTGACCAAGAAGGGCCAGATCATTAACGGGACGGAAGTATTCCACACGTTTGAGTATAATTATCTAGGGCAGGCAGTCAAGGAAAAATCGGCAAGAGCCAATACGGAGAACTATTCGGAACACTTTACTGCAAGGAATGAATATGATCATGCAGGAAATGTTATCCGGCAGTATGATGTCAATGGCAACTGCGTTACGACAGGCTACGATGCAGCAGGGCGAAAAACTGCTGTAACAGATGCCAGAAGCAATGCGGCGGGTGGAACGTATAAGACTTTATACACCTATGACGCTCTTGGAAGATTGGCAAAGGAAGAAACGCCTTTTACGGAAACATCCATGGCTGTAACCAAGTATTATTACGATGCCAATGGAAACTTGATCCGAAAACAGATAAAAAATAATTTGCCGGGCGCAGAGGAAGCTTCTACAAAGATTGAGAATGTCTATAACAATAAGAATAAGCTGACACAGGTCAAAAATTATAATGGAAGTGCTTTGGCAAATCAGGTGGAATACACTTATGATGTAGCCGGAAATCTGACGGCGATGAAAACCGCACAGGGTGCACAACTGACGAAATATGAATATGACCAATACGGACACCTGACTGTTTTGACGGATCCGCTTGGGAAAAAAGAAACGTATATCTATGACATCAATGGAAACATGACGTCAAAGACGGATAAAAACGGTGTTGTCACAAGATATGCGTATGATGGGCTGTCAAGAAAGCTTAGTCAGAGTGTGACAAAGAACGAAGCGACTCAGTCAGAGACCATGGGTTATACGCAGACAGGAGCACTGGCTTTTACTCAGAATGAGAATCTGCGGACAGATTATATTTACGACGATCAAGGAAGAAAAGTCAAGGAAACCGATTCAAACGGTGTTGAAAAGGTGTATACCTATGATACAGCAGGAAATGTAAAGACTTCTGTGGTTAAAGTAAATGGAACCTCAAAGAAGGAATTGGCTTATACTTATGATAAAAAAGACAGACTAATTCAGGTCTATGAAGCGGGAATGCTGGTAGCAACCTATTCCTATGATGCCAATGGAAACAGAAACAGCCTGAGCTATGGAAACGGAGACAGCTCAGCATATACCTATAACCTGGCAAACATGGTCACCTCCTTAAACAATAAAAAGGGGTCAGATGTTTTGTCCAGCTATGACTATACCTATTATCTAGATGGAAATCAGGCCACGAAGAGGGACAATAAGGGCAGACAGACAAGCTACAGTTATGATGGACTTGGTAGGTTGACGAAAGAAGCGGAAAGCGGAGTTTCTGATGCCATCACCAAGACATACACTTTTGACAGGGCCAATAATCGCAGCGCAATGGCCGTCAGCGGCGCAGAAGCCTACATTGTAGGTTATACGTATGACCTGAACAACAGGCTGACGGAGGAAACCAAGCAGGCAGGAGGTAAGAAGGATATTACCGACTATCAGTACGATGCTAACGGAAATACAATCAGCAAGAAAACGGAGACCGTAAATGAGGGAGCCGAAAGGCAGCTTGCAAGCAATGAGGCTTACACCTATGACGGCTTTGATCGAATGACGGCAGTGAAAAATGACGTAGGAGATATTGCTTATGCTTATAAACCAGATGGACTTCGTATATCAAAGACAGTAAACGGCATAAAAACTACACAGGTATGGGAAGGACAGGATATAGCCTTAGAGCTTGACGGAAGCAATGCTGTTACCAACCGTTACATCCGAGGGAATGGACTGATTAAAAGTGACCAAAATGGATGGTATCTGTTCAACACCCATGGGGATGTAGTACAGTTAGCCGATGGTGCTGGGAATGTCACGAAAGGGTATGTGTATGATGCCTTTGGAAATGAGAAAAACATTGATTCAAACGACAGCAATCCATTCAGGTATTGTGGGGAGTATTTTGACAAAGAGACGGGGGATATTTATCTTAGAGCAAGATATTATGATCCGGAAATAGGAAGATTTATCAGTGAAGACAGTTTTACTGGAGATGTAAATGACCCGTTAAGTTTGAATCTGTATACGTACTGCCGAAATAACCCAATATTGTATATAGACCCCAGTGGCAACAAATATATATTTGATGATGTTTGGCATGGAATGGTATATCGAGCCGATACTATGCGGGACAATCCAAGTGCATACAATGTGGGCAATTGGCTGTCTATGGGATTCTTCGATACGGTAAATGGTGCAGTTAATCCCGAAAAGCCTTTATCAATGCAGCACTGGATAGATAGCGCTGCGGTAGTGACTACCTTTGCTGGAGGATATGGTGCATATAAGAGTGCAGTCCCAAGAACATCAGTTACCACGACGGCTGGGAAGACGGTAGTTAGCGGTGCTGGCAAGACCGGTGCTAACAATATTGCTAATATGCCAAAACTTAATGTAAAATTGACATATGAAGAAGCAAGCTCGATATTTACAAATAGTGGTACATTACGCGCTGAAGTTATAAAGAATTCAAATAAAATTATGCCTGGTAGTAAACTTAACAGCTCCAATGTCATTAAAGCTCTAACCCGTGATGGTAGTTCCATTAATGATTGGGCTAAGATGTCTACGAGAACATTTAAAAGTCCAAGCGGAAGTTTTCAAGTTCATTTTTATCAAAACGTAAAAACAGGACAAATATCGACATACGAGATGAAAGTAAAATTTAATAAGTAA